In a genomic window of Ralstonia nicotianae:
- a CDS encoding serine/threonine protein kinase produces MTESKGSGQPRSAPLPVGTLLSNYRIVKKLASGGFSFVYLATDEHGTPVAVKEYLPSSLARRSPGELIPVVPEESASAFRLGLKYFFEEGRSLAKISHPSIVRVLNFFRENGTVYMVMTYEQGKTLQEHVLGARQQGKLKVLRERFIRQVFHDLMSGLREVHIHKLLHLDIKPGNIYLREDSSPILLDFGAARQTLTAEASRFQPMYTPGFAAPELYRKHNELGPWTDIYSIGATIYACMAGAPPQEATQREKEDKLGENLERLRTVYTGSLIDLVAWCLKMKPEERPQSVFRLQKVLREESNALTEMQALTAVTQGGPVAPEAKEALTTRFMSRLLRRRDN; encoded by the coding sequence AGAAGTTGGCCAGCGGGGGGTTCAGCTTCGTCTATCTCGCTACCGATGAACATGGGACGCCGGTAGCCGTCAAGGAATACCTGCCGTCTTCGCTCGCCCGGCGCTCGCCCGGCGAGTTGATCCCGGTCGTGCCCGAGGAAAGCGCAAGCGCATTCCGCCTCGGGCTCAAGTACTTCTTCGAGGAAGGCCGGTCGCTCGCCAAGATTTCCCATCCGTCCATCGTGCGCGTGCTCAATTTCTTCCGGGAAAACGGCACGGTGTACATGGTGATGACGTACGAGCAAGGCAAAACGCTGCAGGAGCATGTTCTCGGCGCGCGCCAGCAGGGCAAGCTGAAGGTGCTGCGCGAACGCTTCATCCGGCAGGTCTTCCATGACCTGATGAGCGGGCTGCGCGAGGTCCACATCCACAAGCTGCTGCACCTCGACATCAAGCCGGGCAACATCTATCTGCGCGAGGACAGCTCGCCGATCCTGCTCGACTTCGGTGCCGCGCGGCAGACGCTCACGGCGGAAGCGTCGCGCTTCCAGCCGATGTACACGCCGGGCTTCGCCGCGCCGGAGCTGTATCGCAAGCACAACGAGCTGGGCCCGTGGACCGACATCTACAGCATCGGCGCGACCATCTATGCCTGCATGGCCGGCGCACCGCCGCAGGAAGCCACGCAGCGCGAGAAGGAAGACAAGCTCGGGGAAAACCTGGAGCGGCTGCGCACCGTCTATACCGGCAGCCTGATCGACCTGGTGGCCTGGTGCCTGAAGATGAAGCCGGAAGAGCGGCCGCAGAGCGTCTTCCGCCTGCAGAAGGTGCTGCGCGAAGAGAGCAACGCGCTGACCGAGATGCAGGCGCTTACGGCGGTCACCCAGGGTGGCCCGGTCGCGCCCGAAGCCAAAGAGGCGTTGACGACACGTTTCATGAGCCGCCTCTTGCGCCGCCGGGACAACTGA
- a CDS encoding ribonuclease Z, translating into MHGLFDARLVNDAFGDPGLYLDFHDERRALLFDLGDLSRLLPGQLLRLSHVFVTHTHMDHFAGFDRLLRVSLGRKDRIVVLGGPGFIAQVGHKLSAYTWNMVERYTEALVIEAREIGLDGWQRRVLFSSRRHFAPEAGARLERTDDVLHDEMTFRVRGRFVDHDMPCLAFLIEEKARIGVNKDGLMALGMTAGAWLRELKHAVLSGAAADTPLLVQWRDRHGDHASTRLVGELCQLVLDVVPGQRIGYVTDLRYTEQNVQTLVQLMRGVDQLYIESVFLDEDKAHGLRKNHLTARQAGLIARALGAGAVVPFHFSPRYQGHGSALTAEVRAAWAGLAG; encoded by the coding sequence ATGCACGGCCTGTTCGACGCCCGGCTTGTCAACGATGCCTTCGGGGATCCGGGCCTCTATCTGGATTTCCATGACGAGCGGCGCGCCTTGCTGTTTGATCTCGGCGATCTCTCCAGGCTTCTGCCCGGCCAGCTGTTGCGCTTGTCCCATGTTTTCGTTACCCATACGCACATGGATCATTTCGCCGGTTTCGATCGGTTGCTGCGCGTGTCGCTCGGGCGCAAGGACCGTATCGTGGTGCTTGGTGGGCCGGGCTTCATCGCGCAAGTGGGGCACAAGCTGAGCGCCTACACCTGGAACATGGTGGAGCGCTACACGGAGGCATTGGTGATCGAGGCACGCGAGATCGGACTGGACGGCTGGCAGCGGCGCGTGCTTTTCTCGAGCCGTCGCCACTTCGCGCCCGAAGCCGGCGCGCGTCTCGAGCGCACGGATGACGTGCTGCACGACGAAATGACGTTTCGTGTGCGGGGCCGCTTTGTCGATCACGACATGCCTTGCCTCGCTTTCCTGATCGAGGAGAAGGCGCGCATCGGCGTGAACAAGGATGGGCTCATGGCGCTGGGGATGACCGCCGGCGCCTGGCTGCGCGAGTTAAAGCATGCTGTACTCAGCGGCGCCGCCGCCGACACGCCGCTGCTGGTGCAATGGCGCGACCGGCATGGCGATCACGCCAGCACTCGGCTGGTCGGGGAGTTGTGTCAGCTGGTGCTTGATGTCGTGCCGGGCCAGCGCATTGGCTATGTCACCGACCTGCGCTACACCGAACAAAACGTGCAGACCCTTGTGCAGCTCATGCGTGGCGTCGATCAGTTGTATATCGAGAGCGTGTTCCTCGACGAAGACAAGGCGCATGGCCTGCGCAAGAACCACTTGACTGCCCGTCAGGCGGGGTTGATCGCACGGGCGCTCGGGGCTGGGGCTGTCGTGCCGTTCCATTTCTCGCCCCGCTACCAGGGGCACGGCTCCGCGCTGACGGCTGAGGTGCGTGCGGCCTGGGCTGGCTTGGCCGGCTGA
- the rdgB gene encoding RdgB/HAM1 family non-canonical purine NTP pyrophosphatase produces MRRIVLASNNPGKLAEFNALLAPLGLDVAPQGELGIPEAEEPHATFVENALAKARHASRLAGLPALADDSGICAHALGGAPGVYSARYAQLAGGPKSDAANNARLVRELAGHADRGAHYVCVLVYVRHADDPQPIIAEGSWFGEVVDAPRGDGGFGYDPHFLLPALGKTAAELSKAEKNAVSHRAQALAQLVERLRLFENA; encoded by the coding sequence GTGCGCAGGATCGTCCTGGCCTCCAACAACCCCGGCAAGCTGGCGGAGTTCAATGCGCTGCTGGCCCCGCTCGGCCTGGATGTCGCGCCGCAGGGCGAGCTGGGCATTCCCGAGGCGGAAGAGCCGCACGCGACCTTCGTCGAAAACGCCCTGGCCAAGGCGCGGCACGCCAGCCGCCTGGCCGGCCTGCCCGCGCTGGCGGACGACTCCGGCATCTGCGCGCACGCACTGGGCGGCGCGCCGGGCGTGTATTCGGCCCGCTATGCGCAACTGGCCGGCGGGCCGAAGTCCGACGCCGCCAACAACGCGCGCCTGGTGCGCGAACTGGCCGGACACGCCGATCGCGGCGCACACTATGTCTGCGTGCTGGTCTACGTGCGCCACGCGGACGATCCGCAGCCGATCATCGCCGAAGGCAGCTGGTTCGGCGAAGTGGTCGACGCGCCGCGCGGCGACGGCGGCTTCGGCTACGACCCGCACTTCCTGCTGCCCGCGCTCGGCAAGACGGCCGCCGAGCTGTCCAAGGCCGAGAAGAATGCCGTCAGCCACCGCGCGCAAGCGCTGGCGCAGCTGGTCGAGCGGCTGCGCCTGTTCGAGAACGCCTGA
- a CDS encoding PP2C family protein-serine/threonine phosphatase codes for MRFSVYQESKKGSRRVNQDRMGYCFTRDAMMMVLCDGLGGHSLGEVAAQQALQTMARQFQRHARPMIRNPNDFLHESIMLAHREIHRYAETNGLPDAPRTTIVCVLAQRGSLHWAHAGDSRMYLMRKGELVTRTRDHSKIENLLQQERVLPMQVANHPERNKIYNCLGSPNLPLIDIGGPTSLEPGDVALLCSDGLWGSVAEDELVDTCTSFSVTQAIPELIARALRNAGDTADNTTAIAMMWELDATTTTQDSVQTDTLPLNAFTTSILDAPKSESGLMSEEEIERSIAEIRAAIDKTTNLTR; via the coding sequence ATGCGATTCTCGGTTTATCAAGAAAGCAAGAAAGGCTCGCGCCGCGTCAACCAGGACCGCATGGGGTACTGCTTCACGCGCGATGCCATGATGATGGTGCTGTGCGACGGTCTGGGCGGACACTCCCTGGGCGAAGTGGCGGCCCAGCAGGCGCTGCAGACCATGGCGCGCCAGTTCCAGCGCCACGCGCGCCCGATGATCCGCAATCCGAACGACTTCCTGCACGAGAGCATCATGCTCGCGCACCGGGAGATTCACCGCTACGCCGAAACCAACGGCCTGCCGGATGCGCCGCGCACCACCATCGTCTGTGTGCTGGCCCAGCGCGGCTCGCTGCACTGGGCGCATGCCGGCGATTCGCGCATGTACCTGATGCGCAAGGGCGAGCTGGTGACGCGCACGCGCGATCACTCCAAGATCGAGAACCTGCTGCAGCAGGAACGGGTGCTGCCGATGCAGGTCGCGAACCACCCCGAGCGCAACAAGATCTACAACTGCCTGGGCTCGCCCAACCTGCCGCTGATCGACATCGGCGGCCCGACCAGCCTGGAGCCGGGCGACGTCGCCCTGCTGTGCTCCGACGGTCTGTGGGGCAGCGTGGCGGAAGACGAGTTGGTCGACACCTGCACCAGCTTCTCGGTCACGCAGGCGATCCCGGAGCTGATCGCCCGCGCGCTGCGCAATGCCGGCGACACCGCCGACAACACCACCGCCATCGCCATGATGTGGGAGCTGGACGCGACGACGACCACGCAGGATTCGGTGCAGACCGACACCCTGCCGCTGAACGCCTTCACCACCTCCATCCTGGACGCGCCAAAGAGCGAGTCGGGGCTGATGTCGGAAGAGGAGATCGAGCGCTCCATCGCCGAGATCCGCGCCGCCATCGACAAGACCACCAATCTGACGCGCTGA
- the rph gene encoding ribonuclease PH, translating into MRPSGRQPDQLRPVTLTRHYTRHAEGSVLVCFGDTHVLCTASVLPKVPPHKKGSGEGWVTAEYGMLPRSTHTRSDREAARGKQSGRTQEIQRLIGRAMRSVFDLSALGEHTIHLDCDVLQADGGTRTASITGAFVAAHDAISVMRKKGQLTGEPIRDFVAAVSVGVVDGVPVLDLDYPEDASCDTDMNVVMTGAGGFVEVQGTAEGTPFTRTEMDALLGLADHGIRTLIGLQKQALGL; encoded by the coding sequence ATGCGACCCAGCGGCCGCCAGCCCGACCAACTCCGTCCCGTCACCCTCACCCGCCATTACACGCGCCACGCCGAAGGCTCGGTGCTGGTGTGCTTCGGCGACACGCACGTGCTGTGCACGGCCAGCGTGCTGCCCAAGGTGCCGCCCCACAAGAAAGGCAGCGGCGAAGGCTGGGTGACGGCCGAATACGGCATGCTGCCGCGCTCGACGCACACCCGCTCCGACCGCGAAGCGGCGCGCGGCAAGCAGAGCGGCCGCACACAGGAAATCCAGCGGCTGATCGGCCGGGCGATGCGCTCGGTGTTCGATCTGTCCGCGCTGGGCGAGCACACCATCCACCTGGACTGCGACGTGCTGCAGGCCGACGGCGGCACGCGCACGGCCAGCATCACCGGCGCCTTCGTGGCGGCCCATGACGCGATCTCGGTGATGCGCAAGAAGGGCCAGCTGACCGGCGAGCCGATCCGCGACTTCGTTGCCGCCGTGTCGGTGGGCGTGGTCGATGGCGTGCCGGTGCTCGATCTCGACTACCCCGAAGACGCGTCCTGCGACACCGACATGAACGTCGTGATGACCGGCGCCGGCGGCTTCGTGGAAGTCCAGGGGACGGCCGAAGGAACGCCGTTCACGCGCACCGAGATGGACGCGCTGCTGGGCCTGGCCGACCACGGCATCCGCACGCTGATCGGCCTGCAGAAGCAGGCGCTTGGCCTGTGA
- the hemW gene encoding radical SAM family heme chaperone HemW has protein sequence MIPIHPVGGSQTPASSTAAAGTGDTVTSVFLQPGRISLPASPPLSLYVHVPWCVRKCPYCDFNSHAEPEAGIPEDRFLAAIRQDLEAALPMVWGRRVHTIFIGGGTPSLLSARGLDTLLSDIRMLLPVDADAEITMEANPGTFEAERFRSYRASGVNRLSIGIQSFNDTHLQALGRIHSAAEARAAIDIARAHFDNINLDLMFALPGQTLAECEADVEAALSFGTSHVSLYHLTLEPNTYFAKHPPALPDDDTAFAMQDWIHARLAAAGYEHYEVSAYARPGKRCKHNLNYWQFGDYLGIGPGAHGKLSFPHRVIRDMRHKHPETYLRQAETAGGATVVQEQREVDAADLPFEFMLNALRLTDGFPVTLFQERTGLPLRGIERELDAAERRGLLVHDHVTIRPTELGQRFLNDLQALFLADDEN, from the coding sequence ATGATTCCGATCCACCCCGTAGGCGGGAGCCAGACGCCCGCTTCTTCCACCGCCGCAGCCGGGACCGGCGATACCGTCACGTCGGTCTTCCTGCAGCCGGGCAGGATCAGCCTGCCGGCCTCGCCGCCGCTGTCGCTCTATGTGCATGTGCCGTGGTGCGTGCGCAAATGCCCCTATTGCGATTTCAACTCGCATGCGGAGCCGGAGGCGGGCATCCCGGAAGACCGCTTCCTCGCGGCCATCCGGCAGGACCTGGAGGCCGCGCTGCCGATGGTGTGGGGCCGACGCGTGCATACGATCTTCATCGGCGGCGGTACGCCGAGCCTGCTGTCGGCGCGGGGGCTGGATACGCTGCTGTCGGACATCCGCATGCTGCTGCCGGTCGATGCGGATGCCGAGATCACCATGGAGGCCAATCCCGGCACCTTCGAGGCCGAGCGCTTCCGCAGCTATCGGGCCAGCGGCGTGAACCGGCTGTCGATCGGCATCCAGAGCTTCAACGACACGCACCTGCAGGCGCTGGGCCGCATCCACAGCGCCGCCGAGGCACGGGCGGCCATCGACATCGCCCGCGCGCACTTCGACAACATCAACCTCGACCTGATGTTCGCCCTGCCCGGCCAGACCCTGGCCGAATGCGAGGCCGATGTGGAAGCCGCGCTGTCGTTCGGCACCAGCCACGTCTCGCTGTACCACCTGACGCTGGAGCCCAACACCTACTTCGCCAAGCACCCGCCCGCGCTGCCGGACGACGACACCGCGTTCGCCATGCAGGACTGGATCCACGCACGGCTGGCCGCGGCCGGCTACGAGCACTACGAGGTGTCGGCCTACGCCAGGCCGGGCAAGCGCTGCAAGCACAACCTGAACTACTGGCAGTTCGGCGATTACCTCGGCATCGGGCCGGGCGCGCACGGCAAGCTGAGCTTTCCGCACCGGGTGATCCGGGACATGCGCCACAAGCACCCCGAGACCTACCTGCGCCAGGCGGAAACGGCCGGCGGCGCGACGGTGGTGCAGGAGCAGCGCGAAGTCGACGCGGCCGACCTGCCGTTCGAGTTCATGCTCAACGCGCTGCGGCTGACCGACGGCTTCCCCGTCACGCTGTTCCAGGAGCGCACCGGCCTGCCGCTGCGCGGCATCGAGCGCGAACTCGATGCCGCCGAGCGGCGCGGCCTGCTCGTGCACGACCACGTAACGATCCGGCCGACCGAACTGGGCCAGCGCTTTCTCAACGATCTGCAGGCGCTGTTCCTCGCCGACGACGAAAACTGA